A part of Carassius carassius chromosome 4, fCarCar2.1, whole genome shotgun sequence genomic DNA contains:
- the LOC132131150 gene encoding large ribosomal subunit protein eL42, with translation MVNVPKTRRTYCKKCKKHQPHKVTQYKKGKDSVYAQGKRRYDRKQSGYGGQTKPIFRKKAKTTKKIVLRLECVEPNCRSKRMLAIKRCKHFELGGDKKRKGQVIQF, from the exons ATG GTGAACGTACCGAAGACCCGCAGGACCTACTGCAAGAAATGCAAGAAGCACCAACCACATAAAGTAACCCAGTACAAGAAGGGCAAAGACTCTGTGTACGCCCAGG GAAAGAGGCGTTACGACAGAAAGCAGAGTGGTTACGGAGGACAGACGAAGCCTATTTTCCGTAAAAAG GCTAAAACCACAAAGAAGATTGTGCTGAGGCTGGAGTGTGTGGAGCCCAACTGCCGCTCAAAGAGAATGTTGGCCATTAAGAGATGCAAACATTTTGAGCTGGGAGGAGACAAGAAGAGAAAG GGCCAGGTCATCCAGTTCTGA